A DNA window from Desulfatibacillum aliphaticivorans DSM 15576 contains the following coding sequences:
- a CDS encoding crotonase/enoyl-CoA hydratase family protein, whose translation MKFKDILFETQGRVAILTLNMPETRNVITNANTIQEIEEVCRMINNDIDVRVLIITGADPAFSAGGNVKEMAKKEGMFAGSPSKLMEGYRKNVQRIPMAIHGLEVPTIAAVNGPAIGAGCDLALMCDMRVASTKAKFGETFLNVGIIPGDGGAYFLPRAVGMAKACEITFTGDIIDGQSAMDIGMVNYVVEHDQLMERARELADKIACKPPEALRMAKRLLYMGQYLTLPHLLEQSAAFQALCHNTNDHMEALNAMFEKRKPDFKGE comes from the coding sequence ATGAAATTTAAGGACATCCTTTTCGAAACCCAAGGACGGGTCGCAATCCTGACCCTGAACATGCCGGAGACCAGAAACGTCATCACCAACGCAAACACCATCCAGGAGATCGAAGAGGTCTGCCGGATGATCAATAACGATATTGACGTGCGGGTACTGATTATCACCGGTGCGGACCCGGCCTTTTCCGCTGGCGGCAACGTGAAGGAAATGGCCAAAAAAGAAGGGATGTTCGCCGGCAGCCCGTCCAAGCTCATGGAAGGATACAGAAAGAACGTCCAGCGCATTCCCATGGCCATACACGGCTTGGAAGTCCCGACCATTGCGGCGGTGAACGGGCCGGCCATCGGCGCCGGCTGCGACCTGGCCCTCATGTGCGACATGCGGGTGGCTTCCACCAAGGCCAAATTCGGCGAAACCTTTCTGAACGTAGGCATTATTCCGGGCGACGGCGGAGCTTATTTTCTGCCTCGCGCCGTGGGCATGGCAAAGGCCTGCGAAATCACCTTTACCGGCGATATCATTGACGGTCAAAGCGCTATGGATATAGGCATGGTCAATTATGTGGTGGAGCATGATCAGCTTATGGAAAGAGCCAGGGAATTGGCGGACAAAATTGCATGCAAGCCGCCTGAAGCCTTGCGTATGGCCAAACGGCTTCTTTACATGGGGCAGTATCTCACCCTGCCCCATCTTCTGGAGCAGTCCGCCGCCTTTCAGGCCTTATGCCACAACACCAACGACCACATGGAAGCCTTGAACGCCATGTTTGAAAAAAGGAAGCCGGATTTTAAAGGGGAATAA
- the dtd gene encoding D-aminoacyl-tRNA deacylase, protein MRAVVQRVKSARVKVNGKSVGAINKGLLVLLGVAPEDTSKEVEYLAKKIVGLRIFEDDNGKMNLSLDEVGGEMLVVSQFTLYGDCRKGRRPSFVGAAPPELAEKLYEEFVNVVDLLGIKTATGKFGAMMDVSLVNQGPVTLIVESK, encoded by the coding sequence ATGCGGGCAGTGGTGCAGCGGGTAAAGTCAGCCAGGGTGAAAGTGAACGGCAAGTCTGTGGGCGCTATTAACAAGGGCCTTTTAGTGCTTTTGGGCGTAGCCCCGGAAGATACTTCCAAAGAAGTGGAATACCTTGCCAAAAAGATAGTCGGTCTTAGAATATTTGAAGACGACAACGGCAAGATGAATCTCTCCCTGGACGAAGTGGGGGGCGAGATGCTGGTGGTTTCCCAGTTCACCTTGTACGGCGATTGCCGCAAGGGGCGCAGGCCTTCTTTTGTAGGCGCTGCGCCCCCCGAGTTGGCCGAAAAGCTCTACGAAGAGTTTGTGAACGTGGTGGATTTGCTGGGAATCAAAACAGCCACCGGAAAATTTGGAGCGATGATGGACGTGTCCCTGGTTAACCAGGGCCCTGTAACCCTGATTGTGGAAAGCAAATAA
- a CDS encoding class I SAM-dependent methyltransferase: MWILAPLALLGGLFLIKFVYVVCTAMVLPKTRGALFVATPQARVNAFLESMPMEENALFIDLGCGDGRVISGAVKKYGVRAVGYDLNPLALLTAKARNLFLSKAKIKARDFFRADLSQADYVFCYLFPDVMHDLSQKLKQELKPGAKAASANFPLPGWSPYSVIKPKGALNHDPIYLYEVEE; this comes from the coding sequence ATGTGGATTCTCGCCCCCCTGGCCTTGCTTGGGGGGCTTTTTTTGATCAAATTCGTCTATGTGGTTTGCACCGCCATGGTCTTGCCCAAAACCCGGGGCGCCTTGTTTGTGGCAACGCCCCAAGCCAGGGTGAACGCCTTTCTGGAATCCATGCCCATGGAGGAAAACGCCTTGTTTATAGACTTGGGATGCGGGGACGGCCGGGTGATTTCCGGCGCGGTGAAAAAATACGGAGTCCGGGCCGTGGGCTATGACCTAAATCCCTTGGCGCTCCTCACTGCTAAAGCTCGCAATCTTTTTCTATCCAAAGCAAAAATCAAGGCGCGGGACTTCTTCCGGGCCGACCTTTCCCAAGCGGATTACGTTTTTTGCTACCTCTTTCCCGACGTCATGCACGACCTCTCCCAAAAACTAAAGCAAGAACTCAAACCCGGCGCCAAGGCGGCCTCCGCCAATTTCCCCCTGCCCGGCTGGAGCCCTTACTCCGTAATCAAGCCCAAGGGCGCCTTGAACCACGATCCCATATATTTGTATGAGGTGGAAGAATAG
- a CDS encoding Tex family protein — MNPEHVVIVSTELSIPAKSVEATALLLAEGATVPFISRYRKEATGSLDEVQITSIRDRLAQLSAIDDRRETILRSLEKNGHLTDELQGQVMAAQSMSELEDIYLPYKPKRRTKATIAREKGLEPLAMVLLEQDESIDPLALAANHVDPEKGVENAEDAVAGARDIIAEIISEDAQVRADMRDFFFKTAMYRSTVVEGKEEEGAKFKDYFEWEEPISKAPSHRILAMRRGENEDILNLEMVVDDDQALEIIHQHYLKGDSPASQEVKLAISDGYKRLLFRAMETEVRLASKEKADEEAVKVFADNLRHLLLASPLGRKRVLAIDPGYRTGCKVVVLDRQGTLLHYTAVFPHSSDRQVLEAEETVKNLVRQHQIEAVAIGNGTAGRETEAFVRRLNLPPEVMVLSVDESGASIYSASDVARKEFPDHDVTVRGAVSIGRRLMDPLAELVKIDPKSIGVGQYQHDVDQTMLKGALDDVVISCVNNVGVDLNTASPQLLSYVSGLGARLAQRIVDFRTENGPFRSRAALKKIPRLGPKAYEQAAGFLRIPDAENPLDGSAVHPESYHVVEAMAKDAGCEIPHLMSEESLRKQIDLNKYVTDKLGLPTLTDIMAELAKPGRDPRKALEAFSFSKDVTEMKDLEPGMELPGIVTNVTNFGAFVDVGVHQDGLVHISQLSDGFVKNPADVVKVQQRVKVRVLEVDLPRKRISLSMKKKIDERDLQRGPKGGGGGGRPPKQKKEDAPFNNPFAKLGKLGK; from the coding sequence ATGAACCCAGAGCATGTAGTCATCGTTTCTACAGAACTTTCCATACCCGCCAAGTCGGTGGAAGCCACGGCCCTGCTGCTGGCGGAAGGCGCCACTGTTCCCTTTATCTCACGATACCGCAAGGAGGCCACAGGCAGCTTGGATGAGGTGCAAATCACCTCCATCAGGGACAGGCTCGCCCAACTGTCGGCCATTGACGATCGCCGGGAAACCATCCTGCGTTCCTTGGAGAAAAACGGCCACCTGACCGACGAACTCCAGGGGCAGGTCATGGCCGCCCAGTCCATGTCCGAGTTGGAGGACATTTACCTGCCTTACAAGCCCAAGCGCAGGACAAAAGCCACCATCGCCCGTGAAAAAGGCTTGGAGCCTTTGGCCATGGTGCTATTGGAGCAGGACGAGTCCATCGATCCCCTGGCTTTGGCCGCCAACCACGTGGATCCGGAAAAAGGCGTGGAAAACGCGGAAGACGCCGTTGCCGGCGCCCGGGACATCATCGCCGAAATCATCAGCGAGGACGCCCAGGTAAGGGCTGATATGCGCGATTTCTTTTTTAAGACCGCCATGTACCGCAGCACGGTGGTCGAAGGCAAAGAGGAGGAGGGCGCCAAGTTCAAGGATTATTTTGAATGGGAAGAGCCCATCTCCAAAGCGCCGTCCCATAGAATTCTGGCCATGCGCCGCGGCGAAAACGAAGATATCCTGAACCTGGAAATGGTTGTGGACGACGACCAGGCCCTGGAAATCATACACCAGCATTATCTCAAGGGCGACAGCCCGGCCTCCCAGGAAGTCAAGCTGGCCATTTCGGACGGTTACAAGCGCCTTTTGTTCCGGGCCATGGAAACCGAAGTGCGCCTGGCCTCCAAGGAAAAAGCCGACGAAGAGGCGGTCAAGGTCTTCGCCGACAACCTCCGGCATCTGCTTTTGGCCTCTCCTTTGGGCCGAAAAAGAGTGCTTGCCATCGACCCCGGATACCGCACCGGGTGCAAGGTGGTGGTCTTGGACCGCCAGGGAACCCTGCTGCATTACACCGCCGTGTTTCCCCATTCCTCGGACCGCCAGGTTCTGGAAGCGGAGGAAACCGTCAAGAATCTGGTGCGGCAGCATCAGATCGAGGCCGTAGCCATCGGTAACGGAACCGCAGGCCGTGAAACCGAGGCCTTTGTCCGCCGTTTGAACCTGCCCCCGGAAGTCATGGTGCTTTCCGTGGACGAAAGCGGGGCTTCCATCTATTCCGCGTCTGACGTGGCCCGCAAGGAATTCCCGGATCACGACGTGACCGTGCGCGGCGCCGTGTCCATAGGCCGCAGGCTCATGGATCCCCTGGCCGAGTTGGTGAAGATTGATCCCAAATCCATCGGCGTGGGCCAGTATCAGCATGACGTGGACCAGACCATGCTTAAAGGCGCTTTGGACGATGTGGTTATCAGTTGCGTGAACAACGTGGGCGTGGACTTGAACACGGCCAGCCCCCAGCTTTTAAGTTATGTGTCCGGCCTGGGCGCACGCCTGGCTCAGCGGATTGTGGATTTCAGGACCGAAAACGGCCCGTTCCGCTCCCGTGCGGCCTTGAAGAAAATCCCCCGCCTGGGACCCAAGGCATACGAACAGGCCGCGGGATTTTTAAGAATTCCCGATGCGGAGAACCCCCTGGACGGCAGCGCCGTGCATCCGGAAAGCTATCACGTGGTGGAGGCCATGGCCAAGGACGCAGGCTGCGAAATCCCCCATCTCATGAGCGAGGAAAGCCTCCGCAAGCAAATCGACCTGAACAAATACGTCACCGACAAACTGGGCCTGCCCACCCTCACGGACATCATGGCCGAACTGGCCAAGCCGGGCAGGGACCCCCGCAAGGCCCTGGAAGCATTCTCCTTTTCTAAGGATGTGACCGAAATGAAAGACCTGGAGCCGGGCATGGAGCTTCCCGGAATCGTCACCAACGTGACCAATTTCGGCGCCTTCGTGGACGTAGGCGTGCATCAGGACGGCCTGGTTCACATCAGCCAGCTTTCCGACGGCTTTGTCAAGAACCCGGCTGACGTGGTAAAGGTGCAGCAGCGGGTTAAGGTGCGGGTGCTGGAAGTGGACTTGCCGCGCAAACGCATTTCCCTTTCCATGAAAAAGAAGATCGATGAACGAGATCTCCAGCGCGGCCCCAAAGGCGGAGGAGGCGGCGGACGTCCTCCCAAGCAGAAAAAGGAAGATGCGCCTTTCAACAATCCCTTCGCCAAACTGGGCAAGCTGGGCAAGTAA
- a CDS encoding aminopeptidase, with the protein MAESITKKQAQDLSKKLMRKPKLVWDALSKTEQGKAMKFAEGYKTFLDNAKTERRAVAEAEKLALSAGFAPVEEAGANDLVYKVWKNKCIILARLGNRPVADGLHIVASHIDSPRLDMKANPLYEEVDMAFFKTHYYGGIRKHQWFARPLALHGVAVNGKGESIDISLGEDPNDPVFTVLDLLPHLARKLQAGKSLATAFEAEKMNILLGSLPLGPEKTTDRFKLMAMNLLHEKYGLVEEDFLTAEIEAVPAGKAKDVGLDRSLIGAYGQDDRSCSYCAIQALMKLRKKPEFTGLAFLVDKEEIGSEGNTGAKSKLLETFIADLLELTGEGASARNIGSAFMNSKALSGDVAPALDPDYQSVHEKNNAARLGYGICMTKYTGSGGKSGASDAHAEHLGYVRKVFEDNKIIWQIGQLGKVDEGGGGTIAKFLAAHGMDVVDCGPPILGMHSPFEIGSKADMYMAFKAYAAFFEAG; encoded by the coding sequence ATGGCCGAAAGTATAACGAAAAAACAAGCCCAGGATTTGTCCAAAAAACTCATGCGCAAGCCCAAGCTGGTTTGGGACGCATTGAGCAAAACCGAGCAGGGCAAAGCCATGAAGTTCGCGGAAGGATACAAAACCTTCCTGGATAACGCCAAGACCGAACGCAGGGCCGTGGCCGAAGCGGAAAAGCTGGCCCTATCCGCCGGATTCGCCCCCGTGGAGGAAGCCGGAGCCAACGATCTTGTCTATAAGGTCTGGAAGAACAAATGCATCATCCTGGCCCGCCTGGGAAACAGGCCGGTTGCCGACGGACTGCATATTGTGGCGTCCCATATAGACTCCCCGCGCCTGGACATGAAAGCCAATCCCTTGTACGAAGAGGTTGATATGGCCTTTTTCAAGACCCATTATTACGGAGGAATCCGCAAGCATCAATGGTTCGCTCGCCCTTTGGCGCTCCATGGCGTGGCCGTGAACGGCAAGGGGGAAAGCATCGACATTAGCCTTGGCGAAGATCCCAATGATCCGGTGTTTACGGTCCTGGACCTGCTGCCTCACCTGGCGCGCAAGCTCCAGGCAGGCAAAAGCCTGGCCACGGCCTTTGAGGCGGAAAAGATGAACATCCTTCTGGGCAGCCTGCCTTTGGGGCCGGAAAAAACCACGGATCGGTTCAAACTCATGGCCATGAACCTGCTGCACGAAAAATACGGTCTGGTGGAAGAGGATTTCCTCACCGCTGAGATTGAAGCCGTGCCAGCCGGCAAAGCCAAGGACGTGGGCTTGGACAGAAGCCTTATCGGCGCTTACGGCCAGGACGACCGGTCCTGCTCCTACTGCGCCATTCAGGCTTTGATGAAGCTGCGGAAAAAGCCGGAATTCACGGGCTTGGCCTTTTTGGTGGATAAAGAGGAAATCGGCAGCGAAGGCAATACGGGCGCAAAATCCAAACTCCTGGAAACCTTTATTGCAGACCTGCTGGAGCTGACAGGGGAGGGCGCTTCCGCCCGAAATATCGGCTCGGCGTTCATGAACTCAAAAGCCCTGTCCGGCGACGTAGCCCCGGCTCTGGATCCCGACTACCAGTCCGTGCACGAAAAAAATAACGCCGCCAGGCTGGGCTACGGCATCTGCATGACCAAATATACGGGCTCGGGCGGCAAATCCGGCGCTTCCGACGCCCATGCCGAACATTTAGGATATGTCCGCAAGGTTTTTGAAGATAACAAAATCATTTGGCAAATCGGCCAGTTGGGAAAAGTGGACGAAGGCGGCGGCGGAACCATCGCCAAGTTCCTGGCCGCCCACGGGATGGACGTGGTGGACTGCGGCCCGCCCATCCTGGGCATGCATTCGCCTTTTGAAATCGGCTCCAAGGCGGATATGTACATGGCTTTCAAAGCCTATGCAGCCTTTTTTGAAGCGGGATAA
- a CDS encoding class I adenylate-forming enzyme family protein yields MSQANLMGQILKETAEAAPDAPAYYFYGREISFKEMDDLSDKLAYGFLKEGILRGDRIGIIALNQPEWLAVYFAAAKIGASVVGLSPRHPAPELLKLVQRSRPRAIVSLKNVGDTDYVELLEQNKDKVKGLEFCYFIGGEGANGCKSLESLMEEEPDQELLTAAYAQVEPEDEIMFAFTSGTTGQPKAAAITHKSQIASARAQTKHVRVTSKDVLMLTQPLSHVGGITIGMASMLLAGGPTILIPVFLPEEVLNQAAEYHPTIIGGFPTTHHMLMAHEGFDKMDVSNIRVVITGGSNAEPDLVERLHQAYPESTIMNLYGLSESSGGALMTPWNCHYTMVGRTVGKPFPGFDVKIVGMDGRELPVNETGEVWLKGDCVVTGYFDMPEETAKTFDQTGWLRTGDMAYKDEEGFIILMGRRTEMYIQEGLNVFPVEVEDILSTHPAVDMVAGIGIPDPVYGEVGRYYVVPSPGSETNEDELRSFCIQSLADYKVPKQIVFRQDLPMTALGKIKKSDLRREFENTGK; encoded by the coding sequence ATGTCACAAGCAAATTTAATGGGTCAGATTTTGAAGGAAACGGCCGAGGCGGCTCCGGACGCTCCGGCTTACTATTTTTACGGCAGGGAAATCAGTTTTAAGGAAATGGACGACTTGTCGGACAAGTTGGCCTACGGGTTTTTAAAAGAGGGGATTTTAAGGGGCGACAGGATTGGAATCATCGCCCTGAATCAGCCGGAATGGCTGGCGGTGTATTTTGCAGCAGCGAAAATCGGCGCGTCTGTGGTGGGTTTAAGCCCCAGGCATCCTGCTCCGGAATTGCTCAAGCTGGTGCAAAGGAGCCGGCCCCGCGCCATTGTCAGCCTGAAAAACGTGGGCGACACGGACTATGTGGAATTGCTCGAACAGAACAAAGACAAGGTGAAAGGCCTGGAGTTCTGCTATTTTATCGGCGGTGAAGGCGCCAACGGCTGCAAGAGTCTGGAATCCCTCATGGAGGAGGAGCCGGATCAGGAGCTTTTGACGGCGGCCTACGCCCAAGTGGAGCCGGAAGACGAAATCATGTTCGCCTTCACCTCCGGAACCACGGGCCAGCCCAAAGCGGCGGCCATCACCCATAAAAGCCAGATAGCGTCGGCAAGGGCGCAGACCAAGCATGTCAGGGTGACTTCCAAAGACGTCCTCATGCTTACCCAGCCCCTCTCCCATGTGGGCGGCATCACCATCGGCATGGCCTCCATGCTTCTGGCCGGCGGCCCCACGATTCTCATTCCGGTGTTTCTGCCGGAGGAGGTTTTGAACCAGGCCGCGGAATACCATCCCACCATCATCGGCGGATTTCCCACCACCCACCACATGCTCATGGCCCATGAAGGCTTTGACAAAATGGACGTCTCCAATATCCGGGTGGTAATCACCGGCGGATCCAATGCCGAGCCCGACCTGGTGGAGCGCCTGCATCAAGCCTACCCCGAATCCACCATCATGAATCTCTACGGGCTCAGCGAATCTTCCGGCGGGGCTCTCATGACCCCATGGAACTGCCATTACACCATGGTGGGGCGCACAGTCGGCAAGCCTTTCCCGGGATTTGACGTTAAAATTGTGGGCATGGACGGCCGGGAGCTTCCGGTCAACGAAACCGGCGAAGTGTGGCTTAAGGGGGACTGCGTGGTCACCGGCTACTTTGACATGCCGGAGGAAACCGCCAAGACCTTTGACCAGACCGGATGGCTGCGTACGGGCGACATGGCCTATAAGGACGAGGAAGGCTTTATCATTCTCATGGGGCGCCGCACGGAAATGTACATCCAGGAAGGATTGAATGTATTCCCCGTGGAGGTGGAGGACATTCTTTCCACCCATCCTGCGGTGGACATGGTGGCCGGCATCGGCATTCCCGATCCCGTTTACGGAGAGGTTGGAAGATACTACGTGGTTCCCAGTCCGGGTTCCGAGACCAACGAGGATGAACTCAGGTCATTCTGCATCCAGAGCCTTGCGGATTATAAGGTGCCCAAGCAGATTGTTTTCCGGCAGGATCTTCCCATGACCGCCTTGGGCAAGATTAAAAAGTCGGACTTACGCAGAGAGTTTGAAAATACGGGCAAATAG
- a CDS encoding superoxide dismutase [Ni], with amino-acid sequence MKKARTGLLTVLLVLGLFTANAMAHCEIPCGIYDDPMRIAMLNEHIATIEKSMKSIIELERADHPHYNQLVRWITNKEDHANQFQEIVTQYFMTQRIKLDAPDYDKKIGVLHRMLVYAMKCKQTTDLQNVVVLRSLVKEFETLYFAK; translated from the coding sequence ATGAAAAAAGCGCGCACCGGTTTGTTGACGGTATTGTTGGTTTTGGGGCTTTTTACGGCCAATGCCATGGCCCATTGCGAAATCCCCTGCGGCATATACGACGATCCCATGCGGATCGCTATGCTGAACGAGCATATCGCCACCATTGAAAAATCCATGAAGTCGATCATAGAATTGGAAAGGGCGGATCATCCCCACTACAACCAGTTGGTAAGGTGGATTACCAACAAGGAGGATCACGCCAACCAATTCCAGGAGATCGTGACCCAGTATTTCATGACGCAGCGGATCAAGCTGGACGCCCCTGATTACGATAAGAAAATTGGCGTGCTGCACCGTATGCTGGTATACGCCATGAAATGCAAGCAGACCACGGATTTGCAGAACGTTGTGGTTCTGCGGAGTTTGGTCAAGGAATTTGAAACACTATATTTTGCAAAATAA